The Romeriopsis navalis LEGE 11480 DNA window CGGATTAACGTGATTTCCAAGCCCGCGCCCTGCAATGCCCGAATCGCGGTCTCACGACCTGACCCAGGACCACTGACTAACACTTCGATCTGACGCATGCCACAATCAACGGCGCGGCGGGCAGCCGCTTCTGCTGCGGTCTGAGCCGCAAACGGAGTACCTTTTTTGGCACCCTTGAAGCCACTTGCACCAGCCGACGACCAGGAGATCGCTTCGCCTTGGGGATCGGTGATCGTGACGATCGTGTTATTAAAGGTGGACTGAATGTGCGCCACACCACTGGGGATATTCTTCTTCGCTTTACGCGGCCCCGTTCTCTTCTGCGGTCTTCCTGCCATAATTCTCTGTACCAAAAAGGTGATCAAATAACCCGACTGCGAGGAATAGCGATTTGGCTTAACTCAAGTTTGACTTATTTCAAGTTTGACCTAGACCAAGCTCACTCTCAATTCACAGGACTTTGACTCTAGACCGCAAGCGGCCAGCCAAAGCACAAGATTACTTCTTCGGTGCTTTCTTCTTACCAGCAACCGTACGCTTACCGCCTCGACGGGTTCGCGCGTTTGTGCGAGTGCGTTGACCGCGCAAAGGCAAGCCCATGCGATGCCGCCGACCCCGGTAGCAACCGATATCCATCAAACGCTTGATGTTCATCGATTCCCAACGACGCAGATCACCTTCGATCTGGTAGTCAGCTTCTACACACTCACGTAATGCCGCAACCTGGGCATCAGTCAGATCCTTGACGCGAATATCAGGATTGATACTCGTCTTCTTCAAGACTTCTGCTGACCGAGTTGGGCCAATTCCGTAGATATATCTCAGACCAATTTCCACTCGCTTATCGCGAGGGAGGTCCACACCAGCAATCCG harbors:
- the rpsK gene encoding 30S ribosomal protein S11, with amino-acid sequence MAGRPQKRTGPRKAKKNIPSGVAHIQSTFNNTIVTITDPQGEAISWSSAGASGFKGAKKGTPFAAQTAAEAAARRAVDCGMRQIEVLVSGPGSGRETAIRALQGAGLEITLIRDVTPIPHNGCRPPKRRRV
- the rpsM gene encoding 30S ribosomal protein S13; its protein translation is MARIAGVDLPRDKRVEIGLRYIYGIGPTRSAEVLKKTSINPDIRVKDLTDAQVAALRECVEADYQIEGDLRRWESMNIKRLMDIGCYRGRRHRMGLPLRGQRTRTNARTRRGGKRTVAGKKKAPKK